The Sagittula sp. P11 genome window below encodes:
- a CDS encoding tetratricopeptide repeat protein, protein MVAAVIAAAPVQAETLADVKQDLAVLSVEVQKLKRELSTTGSSTVQVSGDVLQRLNTIESELQRVTAKAEELEFRIGQVAEDGGNRISDLQFRVCELEPGCDLSSVGQGTSFGGETAPVADAPVAAGTDDLPFDGELAVSEEADFRAAQEALDGGDNARASDLFANFRQTYPGSPLESAALVGEGQALEAQGDTREAARRYLDAYSRFPDDQIAPQALWRLGETLGKLGSVSEACVTLAEVGNRYPSSEVINAAADSRIALGCPVE, encoded by the coding sequence ATGGTTGCGGCGGTCATCGCCGCCGCGCCGGTGCAGGCGGAAACGCTTGCCGATGTGAAGCAGGACCTCGCTGTCCTGTCGGTCGAGGTGCAGAAGCTGAAGCGTGAGTTGTCCACAACGGGCAGCTCCACGGTGCAGGTGTCGGGCGACGTGTTGCAACGGCTGAACACCATCGAGTCCGAATTGCAGCGCGTGACGGCCAAGGCCGAGGAGCTGGAGTTCCGCATCGGCCAGGTCGCCGAGGACGGCGGCAACCGGATCAGCGACCTGCAGTTCCGGGTGTGTGAGCTGGAACCCGGCTGTGACCTGTCCTCGGTCGGGCAGGGGACGTCGTTTGGCGGTGAGACAGCCCCGGTTGCCGACGCTCCGGTTGCGGCGGGTACCGACGATCTGCCGTTCGACGGCGAACTGGCCGTCAGCGAGGAAGCCGATTTCCGCGCCGCGCAGGAAGCGCTCGATGGGGGTGACAATGCCCGCGCCTCCGACCTGTTTGCCAACTTCCGCCAGACCTACCCGGGCAGCCCGCTGGAATCCGCGGCGCTGGTGGGCGAGGGGCAGGCGCTGGAAGCGCAGGGCGACACCCGCGAGGCCGCGCGGCGCTACCTCGACGCCTATTCCCGTTTCCCCGACGATCAGATCGCACCCCAGGCCCTGTGGCGGCTGGGAGAGACGCTGGGCAAGCTGGGCTCCGTCTCCGAGGCCTGCGTGACGCTCGCCGAAGTGGGCAACCGCTATCCCAGCTCCGAGGTCATCAACGCGGCGGCGGACAGCCGCATCGCGCTCGGCTGCCCGGTGGAGTGA
- the tilS gene encoding tRNA lysidine(34) synthetase TilS: MSLDQRFAEEMGALLGPSFPSEIGLAVSGGGDSMAMLVLAHGWARVFGVRLWVVTINHGFRSEAAAEAEMVAAECALLGWPHATLHWSWDGRGNAMEAAREARLRLIAGWRGHLRHVLVGHTQDDVAETFLMRLARGSGVDGLSAMQACRVVDQQPLAADAFAPMIGEAPSPKGRVHPDVVASSARGRPADGPGEGGSFEILRPCLSMRRADLRHYVRVLKVPFVDDPTNEDPAYARARIRAALPGLADLGLDVPMLAATAERMARARDSLRVQTAAAWDRIGQEGHHRGVPTGDLLLERDGFAGLPREVQLRLLAGGIGFVSGTVRRPRAARLEEVLDRLLSGGGGTLGGCEIVAERTHIRVFREYAALEGLADDDAGLWDGRWLLAPEARRDTGAAGLVPLGDAGWQSLGAEERDGLTYRAARSLPMVANDAGGARISVAQGTRDILYRPFGKQGLTFAAFLMTH, encoded by the coding sequence GTGAGCCTTGACCAGCGTTTCGCGGAAGAGATGGGGGCCCTGCTGGGGCCCTCTTTTCCATCCGAGATTGGTCTGGCGGTGTCGGGGGGCGGGGACTCCATGGCCATGCTGGTGCTGGCGCATGGCTGGGCGCGCGTGTTCGGCGTGCGCCTGTGGGTGGTCACGATCAACCACGGATTCCGCTCAGAGGCGGCGGCAGAGGCAGAGATGGTGGCAGCCGAATGTGCCCTGCTGGGCTGGCCGCATGCGACGCTGCACTGGTCCTGGGACGGACGGGGCAACGCCATGGAGGCGGCTCGCGAGGCGCGCCTTCGGCTGATCGCCGGGTGGCGCGGCCATCTGCGGCATGTGCTGGTGGGACATACACAGGACGACGTGGCCGAGACTTTCCTGATGCGGCTGGCACGCGGGTCCGGGGTCGACGGGCTGTCCGCGATGCAGGCCTGCCGGGTGGTCGACCAGCAGCCTCTGGCGGCGGATGCATTCGCGCCGATGATCGGGGAGGCGCCCTCGCCGAAGGGCCGAGTTCATCCCGACGTGGTGGCATCGAGCGCACGGGGCAGACCTGCCGATGGGCCGGGCGAGGGCGGGAGCTTCGAAATCCTGCGGCCCTGCCTGTCGATGCGGCGGGCGGACCTGCGCCATTACGTGCGCGTCCTGAAGGTGCCCTTCGTGGACGATCCGACGAACGAAGACCCGGCCTATGCCCGTGCGCGCATCCGGGCGGCGCTGCCCGGTCTGGCGGACCTTGGGCTGGACGTCCCGATGCTGGCCGCGACGGCAGAGCGTATGGCCCGCGCGCGGGACTCGCTGCGTGTTCAGACAGCGGCGGCGTGGGATCGGATCGGTCAGGAGGGGCACCATCGCGGTGTGCCGACCGGCGACCTGCTGCTGGAACGGGACGGTTTTGCAGGGCTGCCGCGCGAAGTGCAGCTGCGGCTGCTAGCCGGCGGGATCGGCTTCGTCTCGGGCACGGTCCGGCGCCCACGTGCCGCGCGGCTGGAAGAGGTCCTGGACCGGCTGCTCTCCGGTGGCGGAGGCACGCTGGGCGGGTGCGAGATAGTGGCCGAACGGACGCACATCCGGGTTTTCCGGGAATACGCGGCGCTCGAGGGGCTGGCAGACGACGACGCGGGGCTGTGGGACGGGCGGTGGCTGTTGGCGCCGGAGGCGCGTCGCGACACGGGGGCAGCCGGTCTGGTGCCCCTCGGGGATGCGGGATGGCAATCGTTGGGCGCGGAGGAGCGTGACGGATTGACCTACCGCGCGGCGCGGTCCCTGCCGATGGTGGCGAATGACGCGGGCGGGGCCCGCATCAGCGTGGCGCAGGGCACGCGCGACATCCTCTACCGGCCGTTCGGAAAGCAGGGGCTGACCTTCGCCGCGTTCCTCATGACGCATTGA
- a CDS encoding methyltransferase domain-containing protein encodes MDLGCGAGAVSEALRATLGKDRQLVGVDASAEMLADARGRYDDLVQADIATWQPETPPALIFSNAALQWLGDHEVLLPRLAATLTPGGVLAVQMPHQNDAPSHRTWLHLAHQLFGVEPDDVPGILEPAAYHHILAPLGEVQLWETTYFQVLAPSDDGHPVRRFTEATFARPLLRSLDPERRAALIAACDAAMAGAYPASEDGSVLFPFQRLFFTVRV; translated from the coding sequence GTGGACCTCGGATGCGGTGCGGGGGCCGTATCGGAGGCGTTGAGGGCGACGCTTGGCAAGGACCGGCAACTGGTCGGCGTGGATGCCTCGGCCGAGATGCTGGCCGATGCGCGCGGACGCTACGACGACCTCGTGCAGGCGGACATCGCGACGTGGCAGCCCGAGACGCCGCCGGCGCTGATCTTTTCCAACGCCGCCCTGCAATGGCTGGGCGATCACGAAGTTCTGTTGCCCCGGCTCGCGGCGACGCTCACGCCGGGCGGGGTGCTGGCGGTGCAGATGCCCCACCAGAACGATGCGCCGTCGCACCGGACGTGGCTCCACCTCGCCCACCAACTGTTCGGCGTCGAACCGGACGACGTGCCCGGCATCCTCGAACCCGCTGCCTATCATCACATTCTGGCGCCGTTGGGGGAGGTCCAGTTGTGGGAAACGACCTATTTCCAGGTGCTGGCGCCCTCGGATGACGGCCACCCGGTGCGCCGCTTCACGGAGGCGACCTTTGCCCGGCCGCTGCTTCGGTCGCTTGATCCCGAAAGGCGGGCCGCCCTGATCGCCGCCTGCGATGCCGCCATGGCGGGCGCCTATCCCGCGTCTGAGGACGGCAGCGTCCTCTTCCCTTTCCAAAGGCTGTTCTTCACCGTCCGCGTATGA
- a CDS encoding cell envelope biogenesis protein TolA, protein MSRSLYISAGGHAFLFAWLLLGDLFDAPPPEMQIADVTVISEEEFAALSTPTSSESEALEPAPAPEPAPEPEPEPQPAPEPEPAPEPEPAPEPEPEPQPAPEPEPAPEPEPEPAPVPEPEPAPQPVPEPEPLPTPTPEPDPLPLPPSPAPVPQVLAPDSSRRPQPRPAPRVADEPIAPPDPEAVTAEDTQTAADPDAESPDIAEETQESTAPPETTTEIVTEAEEPSGQPLAPSSSMRPRGRPEQVASNPEPAPETPAQQPPASEPETESAPASDPVADALAEAIAEELSGGAPDAPSGPPLTGAEREGLRIAVQACWIVDVGSQAADVKVTVGFDLDREGRVAGNVTMIGAEGGSGAAVDTAFGAARRAILRCQGDGYELPPDKYDQWKRVEITFNPEDMRLR, encoded by the coding sequence GTGTCGCGGTCTCTTTACATATCTGCCGGAGGGCACGCCTTCCTCTTCGCGTGGCTGTTGCTGGGCGACCTCTTCGACGCGCCGCCGCCGGAGATGCAGATCGCCGACGTGACCGTGATCTCCGAAGAGGAGTTCGCCGCGCTGTCCACGCCGACTTCGTCGGAGAGCGAGGCGTTGGAGCCCGCACCCGCGCCGGAGCCTGCCCCCGAGCCGGAACCGGAGCCCCAGCCTGCGCCGGAACCGGAACCCGCACCTGAGCCAGAGCCCGCACCTGAACCGGAGCCGGAACCCCAGCCCGCGCCGGAGCCTGAGCCTGCCCCGGAACCGGAGCCGGAACCCGCGCCCGTTCCGGAACCAGAACCGGCGCCGCAGCCGGTGCCCGAGCCGGAACCGCTGCCTACGCCCACGCCGGAACCCGATCCGCTGCCCTTGCCGCCGTCGCCGGCGCCCGTGCCGCAGGTGCTGGCCCCTGACAGTTCGCGCCGCCCGCAGCCGCGCCCCGCACCGCGCGTGGCCGATGAACCCATCGCGCCGCCCGATCCGGAGGCCGTGACCGCCGAGGACACGCAGACCGCCGCCGACCCCGACGCCGAAAGCCCGGACATTGCCGAAGAGACGCAGGAGTCGACCGCCCCGCCGGAAACCACGACCGAAATCGTGACCGAGGCCGAAGAACCCTCCGGCCAGCCGCTGGCACCCTCGTCGTCGATGCGGCCGCGCGGACGTCCCGAACAGGTGGCCTCGAACCCCGAACCGGCGCCCGAGACGCCGGCACAGCAACCGCCCGCCTCGGAACCCGAGACGGAAAGCGCCCCCGCAAGCGATCCGGTCGCCGACGCACTGGCGGAGGCCATTGCCGAGGAACTGAGCGGCGGCGCACCCGACGCCCCGAGCGGCCCGCCCCTGACCGGGGCGGAGCGTGAAGGTCTGCGCATCGCGGTGCAGGCATGCTGGATCGTCGACGTGGGCAGCCAGGCGGCGGACGTGAAGGTCACCGTCGGCTTCGACCTCGACCGGGAGGGCCGGGTCGCGGGCAACGTGACGATGATCGGCGCCGAGGGCGGATCGGGCGCGGCGGTGGACACAGCCTTCGGCGCCGCCCGCCGTGCCATCCTGCGCTGCCAGGGCGACGGCTACGAACTGCCGCCGGATAAGTACGACCAGTGGAAGCGGGTCGAGATCACCTTCAATCCCGAGGACATGCGCCTGCGCTGA
- the tolB gene encoding Tol-Pal system beta propeller repeat protein TolB has protein sequence MMAFAVFHGVLPAAAQDPLRLEIDRGIVEPMPIAVPSFVAETPAAQEYADQLSRVIAEDLVGTGLFREIPRDAHISRVSTFAAPVQFADWKAINAQALVTGAVSTDGSGRVVVKFRAWDVFAERELGEGMQFASSADGWRRLAHKVADQVYSRLTGESPYFDSRVVFVSETGPKDQRQKRLAIMDYDGANVQYLTDSSSIVLAPRFSPTGNQVLYTSYVTGFPRIHILDVGAVQSRILQTNEGVMSFAPRFSPDGRMVVYSMTQGSNTDIWAMDVASGATRRLTSTPAIETAPSFSPDGSRIVFESDRSGTQQLYVMPAGGGEGTRISFGEGRYGTPVWSPRGDRIAFTKQNKGRFHIGVMNTDGSEERLLTASFLDEGPTWAPNGRVIMFTRETQGAEGASALYSVDISGRNLRRVRTPAGASDPSWGPLQ, from the coding sequence ATGATGGCGTTTGCGGTATTCCACGGGGTTCTCCCGGCCGCGGCGCAGGACCCTCTCCGGCTGGAGATCGACCGCGGCATCGTCGAACCGATGCCCATCGCGGTCCCGTCCTTCGTGGCCGAGACCCCCGCCGCCCAGGAATACGCCGACCAGCTGAGCCGCGTCATCGCGGAGGACCTCGTGGGCACGGGCCTCTTCCGCGAGATCCCGCGCGACGCGCACATCTCGCGCGTGTCGACTTTCGCGGCGCCGGTGCAGTTCGCCGACTGGAAGGCGATCAACGCGCAGGCGCTGGTGACCGGCGCGGTCAGCACCGACGGTTCCGGCCGCGTGGTCGTCAAGTTCCGCGCATGGGACGTCTTTGCCGAGCGCGAGCTGGGCGAGGGGATGCAATTCGCCTCTTCCGCCGATGGCTGGCGCCGGCTGGCCCACAAGGTCGCCGACCAGGTCTACTCGCGCCTGACCGGCGAAAGCCCCTATTTCGACAGCCGCGTCGTCTTCGTGTCCGAGACCGGGCCGAAGGACCAGCGTCAGAAGCGGCTCGCGATCATGGATTACGACGGTGCGAACGTGCAGTACCTTACGGACAGCAGCTCCATCGTGCTGGCGCCGCGCTTCTCGCCGACCGGCAACCAGGTGCTGTATACCTCCTACGTCACCGGCTTCCCGCGCATCCACATCCTCGACGTGGGCGCGGTCCAGAGCCGCATCCTGCAGACCAACGAGGGCGTCATGAGCTTTGCGCCGCGTTTCTCGCCGGACGGGCGGATGGTGGTCTACTCGATGACCCAAGGGTCGAACACAGACATCTGGGCGATGGACGTGGCCTCGGGCGCGACGCGGCGCCTCACCTCGACCCCCGCGATCGAAACGGCGCCCTCGTTCTCTCCTGATGGCTCGCGGATCGTGTTCGAATCGGACCGTTCCGGCACCCAGCAGCTCTACGTGATGCCTGCGGGTGGCGGCGAAGGGACGCGGATCTCCTTCGGCGAGGGCCGTTACGGCACGCCCGTATGGTCACCCCGCGGCGACCGCATCGCCTTTACCAAGCAGAACAAGGGCCGGTTCCACATCGGCGTGATGAACACCGACGGCTCCGAGGAGCGTCTGCTGACCGCCTCCTTCCTCGACGAGGGCCCGACATGGGCGCCGAACGGCCGCGTGATCATGTTCACGCGTGAGACGCAGGGCGCAGAGGGTGCGTCGGCGCTTTATTCCGTGGACATCTCCGGGCGGAACCTGCGGCGGGTCCGTACCCCGGCGGGCGCCTCGGATCCGAGCTGGGGCCCGCTCCAGTGA
- a CDS encoding formate--tetrahydrofolate ligase encodes MAHKSDIEIAREARKKPIQEIGDVLGIPNEHLLPYGHDKAKIGQAFIDSVQSRPDGKLILVTAINPTPAGEGKTTTTVGLGDGLNRIGKKAMICIREASLGPNFGMKGGAAGGGYAQVVPMEEMNLHFTGDFHAITSAHSLLSAMIDNHIYWGNEAEIDQRRVTWRRVVDMNDRSLRQITSSLGGVANGFPREDGFDITVASEVMAILCLAKNLKDLENRLGDMIVAYRRDRSPVFCRDIKAEGAMTVLLKDAMQPNLVQTLENNPAFVHGGPFANIAHGCNSVIATTTALKLADYVVTEAGFGADLGAEKFMDIKCRKAGLRPDAVVIVATVRAMKMNGGVAKADLGTENVQAVKDGCPNLGRHIENMKKFGVPAVVGINHFVTDTDAEVQAVVDYCASLGVDAILNKHWAEGGAGIEETARKVVELCEGGSANYAPLYGDALPLAEKIETVCKEIYRADGVVMDAKIRGQLKEWEDQGYGHLPVCMAKTQYSFSTDPGQRGAPTGFDIPVREVRLSAGAGFVVVVCGEIMTMPGLPRVPAAESIRLNADGLIEGLF; translated from the coding sequence ATGGCCCACAAGTCGGACATCGAAATCGCCCGTGAAGCCCGGAAGAAACCGATACAGGAGATCGGCGACGTCCTTGGTATCCCCAACGAGCACCTGCTGCCCTACGGCCACGACAAGGCGAAGATCGGTCAGGCTTTCATCGATTCCGTCCAGTCGCGGCCCGATGGCAAGCTGATCCTTGTGACGGCGATCAACCCGACCCCCGCGGGTGAAGGCAAGACCACCACCACCGTGGGACTGGGCGACGGGCTGAACCGCATCGGCAAGAAGGCGATGATCTGCATCCGCGAAGCCTCGCTCGGGCCGAACTTCGGGATGAAGGGCGGGGCGGCCGGGGGCGGATACGCGCAGGTCGTGCCGATGGAGGAGATGAACCTCCACTTCACCGGCGACTTCCATGCGATCACCTCGGCGCATTCTCTGCTGTCGGCGATGATCGACAACCACATCTACTGGGGCAACGAGGCCGAGATCGACCAGCGCCGGGTGACATGGCGCCGGGTGGTGGACATGAACGACCGCTCGCTGCGCCAGATCACCTCTTCCCTCGGCGGGGTGGCCAACGGGTTCCCGCGCGAGGACGGTTTCGACATCACCGTGGCGTCCGAGGTCATGGCGATCCTCTGCCTCGCCAAGAACCTGAAGGACCTGGAAAATCGGCTGGGTGACATGATCGTGGCGTATCGGCGTGACAGGTCGCCGGTCTTCTGCCGCGACATCAAGGCCGAAGGTGCGATGACCGTCCTGCTGAAGGACGCGATGCAGCCGAACCTCGTCCAGACGCTGGAGAACAACCCGGCCTTCGTGCATGGCGGCCCGTTCGCCAACATCGCGCATGGCTGCAACTCCGTCATCGCCACGACGACGGCGCTGAAGCTGGCGGATTACGTGGTGACGGAGGCCGGGTTCGGCGCGGACCTGGGGGCCGAGAAGTTCATGGACATCAAGTGCCGCAAGGCCGGGCTGCGCCCCGACGCGGTGGTTATCGTCGCCACGGTGCGTGCGATGAAGATGAACGGTGGTGTCGCCAAGGCGGACCTTGGCACTGAGAACGTGCAGGCGGTGAAAGACGGGTGCCCGAACCTCGGCCGTCATATCGAGAACATGAAGAAGTTCGGCGTGCCGGCGGTGGTGGGGATCAATCATTTCGTCACCGACACCGATGCCGAAGTGCAGGCGGTCGTCGACTACTGCGCGTCGCTGGGCGTGGACGCGATCCTCAACAAGCACTGGGCCGAGGGCGGCGCGGGCATCGAGGAGACCGCGAGAAAGGTCGTCGAGCTCTGCGAGGGCGGGTCGGCCAACTACGCGCCGCTTTATGGCGATGCGCTGCCGCTGGCCGAGAAGATCGAAACGGTCTGCAAGGAGATTTACCGCGCGGATGGCGTGGTGATGGACGCGAAGATCCGCGGCCAACTAAAGGAGTGGGAAGACCAAGGCTACGGTCACCTCCCGGTCTGTATGGCGAAGACGCAATACTCGTTCTCGACCGATCCGGGCCAGCGCGGCGCGCCGACCGGCTTCGACATCCCGGTGCGGGAAGTGCGGCTGTCGGCGGGGGCGGGCTTTGTCGTGGTGGTCTGCGGCGAGATCATGACCATGCCCGGCCTGCCGCGCGTGCCTGCCGCGGAATCGATCCGCCTGAACGCGGACGGGCTGATTGAGGGTCTTTTCTGA
- a CDS encoding MOSC domain-containing protein has protein sequence MPALKPTKWTAEVIWLGIVTSMDRKALMAEPVEAVDLTFAGMAGSVHGGQTRESCSRVTSQYPRGTQILNERQLSIVSAEELDQIAAAMGVETVNPARLGASMVIRGIPDFTFVPPSSRLQATSGATMVVDMENRPCQQPARSLMQEIGDAAKGFRKASDGRRGVTAFVAREGRVAVGDKLVLHVPDQRAWRGEA, from the coding sequence ATGCCGGCTTTGAAACCGACGAAATGGACAGCCGAGGTCATCTGGCTGGGTATCGTCACGAGCATGGACCGCAAGGCGCTGATGGCGGAGCCCGTCGAGGCGGTGGACCTGACCTTTGCCGGCATGGCCGGATCGGTGCACGGCGGACAGACGCGGGAATCCTGTTCACGGGTCACCTCGCAATACCCGCGCGGCACGCAGATCCTGAACGAGCGACAGCTGAGCATCGTCAGCGCCGAGGAGCTTGACCAGATCGCGGCGGCGATGGGCGTCGAGACCGTGAACCCGGCACGGCTTGGCGCCAGCATGGTGATCCGCGGCATTCCCGACTTCACCTTCGTGCCGCCATCCTCCCGGTTGCAGGCGACCTCTGGCGCGACCATGGTTGTGGACATGGAGAACCGTCCCTGCCAGCAACCGGCCCGCAGCCTCATGCAGGAGATCGGAGACGCGGCGAAGGGGTTCCGGAAGGCGTCCGACGGGCGCCGCGGGGTCACGGCCTTTGTCGCGCGCGAGGGGCGCGTGGCGGTGGGGGACAAGCTGGTGCTGCACGTCCCGGATCAGCGCGCATGGCGGGGGGAGGCCTGA
- a CDS encoding chorismate mutase, whose translation MRKTAAEIETVAEMRACIDAVDAELMALLAERWSYTERAAELKHREGLAAAAPSRVAAVLENVSGRAEAAGLPGAMVAGMWKIMIDEIIAREERVLGKEGTDG comes from the coding sequence ATGCGGAAGACAGCGGCAGAGATAGAGACCGTGGCCGAGATGCGCGCCTGTATCGACGCGGTCGATGCGGAATTGATGGCGCTCCTGGCGGAGCGGTGGTCCTACACGGAACGGGCCGCAGAACTGAAGCACCGCGAGGGGCTTGCAGCGGCCGCACCCTCCCGCGTGGCGGCGGTGCTGGAGAATGTCTCGGGACGGGCCGAGGCGGCGGGGCTGCCCGGCGCGATGGTCGCGGGGATGTGGAAGATCATGATCGACGAGATCATCGCGCGCGAAGAGCGTGTTCTGGGCAAGGAAGGGACGGACGGATGA
- the ftsH gene encoding ATP-dependent zinc metalloprotease FtsH: MGNARNIAFWVVLFLLILALFNLFSGNNPTLQSRETGYSDFVKAVESQNVSSATIDGEQVRYSTNDGQDYVTIKPEDAEVTNLLLDNNIPISAKSQESSGFQVFLLNLLPFLLLIGVWIYFMNRMQGGGKGGAMGFGKSKAKLLTEKHGRVTFDDVAGIDEAKEELEEIVEFLRNPQKFSRLGGKIPKGALLVGPPGTGKTLLARAIAGEAGVPFFTISGSDFVEMFVGVGASRVRDMFEQAKKNAPCIVFIDEIDAVGRARGQGYGGGNDEREQTLNQLLVEMDGFEANEGVIIIAATNRRDVLDPALLRPGRFDRQVTVPNPDIKGREKILGVHAKKTPLGPDVDLRIIARGTPGFSGADLANLVNEAALMAARVGRRFVTMIDFENAKDKVMMGAERRSMVLTDDQKEKTAYHEAGHAIVGLSLPQCDPVYKATIIPRGGALGMVVSLPEIDRLNWHKSECEEKMAMTMAGKAAEIIKYGEPNVSNGPAGDIQQASALARAMVLQWGMSDKVGNIDYREAAEGYSGNTAGLSVSAETKRMIEEEVRRFISEAYDRAYQILTDRRDDWERLAKGLLEYETLTGEEIERVIRGEPPQSEDGEGGSGAAVEEKKPSLTAIPKTRPKKNGEEGGLEPEPSA; encoded by the coding sequence TTGGGCAACGCTCGCAACATCGCCTTCTGGGTCGTCTTGTTCCTGCTGATCCTCGCGCTTTTCAATCTTTTCTCGGGCAACAATCCGACCCTGCAAAGCCGTGAGACCGGGTATTCGGACTTCGTCAAGGCGGTCGAAAGCCAGAACGTGTCCTCCGCCACAATCGATGGCGAGCAGGTGCGTTACAGCACGAACGACGGGCAGGATTACGTCACGATCAAGCCCGAGGACGCGGAGGTGACAAACCTCCTTCTGGACAACAACATCCCGATTTCCGCGAAGAGCCAGGAGTCGTCCGGCTTTCAGGTTTTCCTGCTGAACCTTCTGCCCTTCCTTCTGCTGATCGGCGTGTGGATCTACTTCATGAACCGCATGCAGGGCGGCGGCAAAGGTGGCGCCATGGGCTTTGGCAAGTCCAAGGCCAAGCTGCTGACCGAAAAGCATGGCCGCGTGACCTTCGACGACGTGGCGGGCATCGACGAGGCCAAGGAAGAGCTCGAGGAGATCGTCGAGTTCCTGCGCAACCCGCAGAAGTTCTCCCGCCTCGGCGGTAAGATCCCCAAAGGTGCGCTGCTGGTGGGCCCTCCGGGCACGGGTAAGACGCTGCTGGCCCGCGCCATTGCGGGCGAGGCGGGTGTCCCGTTCTTCACCATCTCCGGCTCCGACTTCGTCGAAATGTTCGTGGGTGTGGGCGCAAGCCGTGTCCGCGACATGTTCGAACAGGCGAAGAAGAATGCGCCCTGCATCGTCTTCATCGACGAGATCGACGCCGTGGGCCGCGCCCGTGGTCAGGGCTATGGCGGTGGCAACGACGAACGCGAACAGACGCTGAACCAGCTTCTGGTCGAGATGGACGGTTTCGAGGCGAACGAGGGTGTCATCATCATCGCCGCCACCAACCGCCGCGACGTTCTGGACCCGGCGCTGCTGCGTCCCGGCCGTTTCGACCGTCAGGTCACCGTGCCGAACCCGGACATCAAGGGCCGCGAGAAGATCCTCGGCGTGCATGCGAAGAAGACCCCGCTGGGGCCGGACGTCGACCTGCGCATCATCGCGCGCGGCACGCCGGGCTTCTCGGGTGCCGATCTGGCAAACCTCGTGAACGAGGCGGCGCTGATGGCCGCGCGTGTGGGCAGGCGTTTCGTCACCATGATCGATTTCGAGAACGCCAAGGACAAGGTCATGATGGGGGCGGAGCGCCGCTCCATGGTGCTGACCGACGACCAGAAGGAAAAAACCGCCTACCACGAGGCCGGTCACGCCATCGTCGGCCTGTCGTTGCCGCAGTGCGATCCGGTCTACAAGGCCACGATCATCCCGCGCGGCGGCGCACTGGGCATGGTCGTGTCGCTGCCGGAAATCGACCGCCTCAACTGGCACAAGTCGGAGTGCGAGGAAAAGATGGCGATGACCATGGCGGGCAAGGCCGCCGAGATCATCAAGTACGGCGAACCGAACGTCTCGAACGGACCGGCTGGCGACATCCAGCAGGCCTCCGCGCTGGCACGGGCGATGGTCCTGCAGTGGGGCATGTCCGACAAGGTCGGAAATATCGACTACCGCGAGGCCGCCGAGGGCTACTCCGGCAACACCGCGGGCCTGTCGGTGTCGGCAGAGACAAAGCGCATGATCGAGGAAGAGGTGCGCCGCTTCATCTCCGAGGCCTATGACCGCGCCTACCAGATCCTGACGGACCGCCGGGACGACTGGGAGCGGCTGGCCAAGGGTCTTCTGGAATACGAGACCCTGACCGGCGAGGAGATCGAGCGCGTCATCCGGGGCGAACCGCCACAGTCCGAAGACGGCGAAGGTGGTTCCGGCGCCGCGGTTGAGGAGAAGAAGCCGAGCCTCACCGCCATTCCCAAGACCCGGCCGAAGAAGAACGGCGAAGAGGGCGGACTGGAACCAGAGCCCTCTGCATGA
- the pal gene encoding peptidoglycan-associated lipoprotein Pal: protein MSKLPMAIMLVAALGLAACANPNRFGANGAGANDASRNGGGVSSGVIPGSVDDPTSMAYFNQRVGDRVLFAVDQSSLSPEARTVLDGQAQWLMTNADYMAVIEGHADEQGTREYNLALGARRANAVMEYLVSRGVSQNRLKFVSYGKERPIEICSEEACYAKNRRAVTVIAAGSLMG, encoded by the coding sequence ATGAGCAAACTTCCCATGGCGATTATGCTGGTGGCGGCCCTAGGCCTCGCCGCATGTGCCAACCCCAACCGCTTCGGCGCCAACGGCGCGGGTGCAAACGACGCCTCGCGCAACGGTGGCGGCGTATCGAGCGGGGTCATCCCGGGCAGCGTCGATGACCCGACCTCCATGGCGTATTTCAACCAGCGCGTCGGCGACCGCGTTCTGTTCGCCGTCGACCAGTCGAGCCTCTCGCCGGAGGCGCGCACGGTGCTGGACGGGCAGGCGCAGTGGCTGATGACCAACGCCGACTACATGGCGGTGATCGAAGGTCACGCCGACGAGCAGGGCACCCGCGAATACAACCTCGCGCTCGGTGCACGCCGCGCCAATGCGGTGATGGAATACCTCGTGTCCAGGGGCGTGTCTCAGAACCGCCTGAAGTTCGTCAGCTACGGCAAGGAGCGTCCGATCGAGATCTGCTCCGAAGAGGCGTGCTATGCCAAGAACCGCCGCGCGGTGACTGTCATCGCCGCCGGATCGCTGATGGGCTGA